The Rouxiella sp. WC2420 region CCCACTATGTTTGCTGTCACAGAAATTGTTAAGCACACCGATTTTGTTGCAACGGTTTTAAAACGCAGTGTTTTGCTCAACTATCTGGATGAAGATATCTTAATGCTGCAACCGCCGCTTAGTCTGCCAGAAATACAGTTTCACCTTTTCTGGCACCGACGCTCAAATGAAAGCCACGCGCAACAATGGCTGAGAAAATTGATTTGTGCGCAATGCAATGAGTCGAGCTGATTATTTGCAGCCGAGGTGCTAACTGCGCCTTCGGCTGCAAACGTTTCTTCTAGCTCGGAGCTCTAAACTGCGCGGCATGCAATGCGGCATAACGCCCGGCTTTCGCCAACAATGCCTGATGAGTACCCTGCTCTATTATTCCTTCTTTATCGACGACCACAATACGGTCAGCATTTTGGATGGTCGCCAAACGGTGCGCAATGACCAGCGTGGTTCTCCCCTGCGCAAGCTCGGACAGCGACTGCTGTATCGCCTGCTCAGTGGCGGTATCCAGCGCTGAGGTTGCCTCGTCGAGGATCAGGATCGGGGGATTCTTGAGGAAGATGCGGGCAATGGAGAGCCGCTGCTTCTGCCCGCCGCTAAGCTTGACACCTCGTTCACCAATGATGGTCTCCATGCCCTGCGGCAGCTCGGCGATCATTTCATCGAGACGCGCCCGCCTGGCCGCTTCCCAGATATCAGCATCGCTGGCATCGAGTCGTCCATAAAGAATGTTTTCACGAATGCTGCCGCCAAACAGGAAAACGTCCTGCTGCACGATGCCAATGTTATGGCGCAACGAGCGCTGAGTCATATCGCGAATATCGACACCGTCGATAGTGATAGCGCCACTATTAATATCGTAAAAACGCGGTAGCAAAGAGCACAGCGTAGTTTTACCCGCGCCTGACGGGCCGACAAAAGCCAGTGTTTCACCGGCTTTGATTCGCAGATTAATGCCGTCAAGAATAGTGCTGGCAGGCGTGTAGCCAAATACAACGTCGCGATAGCAGATATCGCCGTGTAAATGTTCCATCTCGACCGCGTCGGGTTTATCGACAATATCCGGTGCCGTATCGATTAGTTGAGTAAAGCGCTTAAAGCCAGCGATACCTTTCGGATAACTTTCCATTACCGAGGTAATTTTCGCCACCGGGCGGAAAAATACTTCTACCAGCAGCAAGAAACCGACAAAACCGCCATAGCTCAGAGACCCATTCACCACATACCAGGTTCCGGCAATCATCACCACCAGCTGCACCAGTCGCGTACTTAAATAACTGAGAGTAATGCTGGCGGTCATTATCCGATAGGCGCGAAGTTTGGTATCGCGATAGTTACTGTTGTCGCCGGCAAACAGTTTCTCTTCATGCTGTTCATTGGCAAAGGCTTTTACCACGCGTATGCCGCCAATACTTTCCGCAACGCGGGCGTTAAAGTTGCCCACCTGTCCGAACAGGCGTCGCCAGGTTTCCGTCATCTGCGCACCATAACGTCCTACCAACCAGCCCATAAACGGTACGATAATAATAGTCATCAACGCCAACTGCAGATGCACCGTAGCCATCAGGATAAACGCGCCAATAAAGGTCATCACGGCAATAAACAGATCTTCCGGCCCGTGGTGCGCTATCTCGCCGACTTCTTCAAGGTCTTTTGTGACGTGAGTAATGATATGCCCGGTTTTGGTATTGTCGTAATAACGAAAAGACAACTTTTGCAGATGATTAAACGCCTGCTCGCGCATATCGGTTTCAATGCCAACCCCCAGTGCGTGTCCCCAATAATTGACGATTGCCATTAACGCCGTATTGAGCAGATAAATAAACAGCAGCACGACGGCGGCGGTAAGGATAAGTACCCAATCGTGCGCGGGCAGCAGCTTATCGATAAAAAGCTTTACCGCCATCGGGAAACCCAGCTCCAACAAGCCACCGAGGATCGCGCAGCCAAAGTCGAGGTAAAACAGCTTCTTATAAGGAGTGTAATAAGAGAAGAAACGGCGGAGCATCATGCATCCTTAAAATAGAAAATGAGTTTTCCGGGTAGTCTGCTCTTCAACCTCAAGAGCGCCTGCCCCACATACAGATCCTTATCAATATCGAAATCGGAAACGATACGCATCCATTCTAAATGAAAATAATTATCAATATAATTATTATCTCTGGTCTAGACCACGATGCACCGAGTTAGCTGCTTTGACTGCACTAAAAAAAACCACATTGTTTGCTGGGAATTTTAAAAATCCCAAACTGTGAAATTAATACAATCACTAAATTAAAATTTCGCTTAATAAGCGTTATTCACCTCGGTTAAATTGTATTTTTGGCTAAGTTCCATTATTTGGGATTGATGAAAACTGGCATATTCTTTGCAACTATTTTTCAGGTTAATTGAGAGTTGCGGCCAGTTATTAACGCCAACCGTCATTATCAATGAGCCGCCAACTTAGCTTGAATTCTGGCTGTATTCCAGGGAGTGTTATGAGCAAAATAACTATTGCTACCGTCGCCATGCCCGCGGTTTACGATAAACAGCAAAATATGCGTCGTATGATTAAAGAATTAAATCAGGCTGCCAGCGAAGGAGCCGATCTGATTGTATTTCCTGAGCAAAGTCTGCAAGGGTATTTATCCGACACGCTTAATTATGATTTCGAGAATGTTGCTTACCAGTTTGACCAAGCTGAAATAATACCGCAGGGTGAATGTATTGCTGTACTAATACAGGAAGTAAAGAAGCTTCAGGTCCACGCGGTAATAGGATTGACCGAAAGAGACGCCGAGCGCGCAGAAGTTTTATATAACTGTGTCGTGTTGCTGGGACCAGAAGGCGAAATTGGCCGCTATCGTAAAGTCCACCAGCCCGGCGATGAAAAGCATATTTATTATCCTGGCGACAACTTTCCGGTGTTCGCAACCAAAATTGGCCGGATCGGCATGCTGATTTGCTATGACAAGGTGTTTCCGGAAAGCACCCGCGAGCTGGCATTAAAAGGCGCCGACATTATGATTATGCCCACTGCATGGGGTTTGGCGGGCGATACCAAAGATCCGGAGCAGGATTATATGGTGGATACCTATACCCTGTTTGGCCGAGTGCGCGCGCTGGAAAATCAGTGCTGGATGGTTGAATCCAACCTGTTTGGCCCGCACGGAAAACTCAACTATCACGGGCACAGCCGCATTATTGATCCGCACGGAAAAATTATCGCCGATACCGGATTTGCCAGCGGTATCGCAATGGCTACCGTCGATGTTTCCGCTGAAATTATCAAGGCTCGCAGCGTCGCCTATATCGGCTATCACTTCCTGAAAGATTATGTCCCGGTTAATGCGCCGCCTTCCCCATTAACGGTTTCTCAACGCCACGTTAAATCTTCAAGGGAGTAATTTATGGCACATGCGCTTGAAGCAATTAATATTTCCAAAGAATATTCAACGGCTGCCGGTAACGTCACGGTGCTTAAAGAACTCAATTTTCACGCTGATGCGAATGAGTTTATTTCATTTGTTGGGCCGAGCGGCTGCGGTAAATCGACACTGTTCAATATTATCACTGGTCTTTTAATGCCTGATAATGGGCACATTTTAATTAGTGATAAAGAAACCACCGGCAGCGCCTCTGAAAAAATGGGTTATGTGCTGCAAAAGGATTTGCTCTTCCCATGGCGAACGGTGATCCAGAACGTAATTCTGGGGCTGGAAATACGCGGCATAAATAAGAAAGATGCTCGAGAACGCGCGAGGGAATTATTAAATACCTATCACATGCAGGGCTATGAAGATAAATACCCAGCCCAGCTCTCCGGCGGCATGAAACAGCGGGTGGCATTGATGCGCACGATGATAACCGATCCGGAAATCATCCTGATGGATGAAGCCTATAAAGCCCTCGACTATCCACTGAAGATCTCTTTGGAAAGTGAATTGCTGAACGTGGTCAAGGAACAGAAAAAGACGGTAATTTTTATCACCCATGACATTGAAGAAGCGGTGACGTTGTCCGACCGTGTCTATGTCATGAAGGCACGGCCTGGGGAAATCATTCATGAAATCAATGTTGATTTGGAAACCGACAGCCGAATTATTCCCGA contains the following coding sequences:
- a CDS encoding ABC transporter ATP-binding protein, with translation MAHALEAINISKEYSTAAGNVTVLKELNFHADANEFISFVGPSGCGKSTLFNIITGLLMPDNGHILISDKETTGSASEKMGYVLQKDLLFPWRTVIQNVILGLEIRGINKKDARERARELLNTYHMQGYEDKYPAQLSGGMKQRVALMRTMITDPEIILMDEAYKALDYPLKISLESELLNVVKEQKKTVIFITHDIEEAVTLSDRVYVMKARPGEIIHEINVDLETDSRIIPERRLSPRFNDYYELIWRSIGAAPVVF
- a CDS encoding ABC transporter ATP-binding protein; this translates as MLRRFFSYYTPYKKLFYLDFGCAILGGLLELGFPMAVKLFIDKLLPAHDWVLILTAAVVLLFIYLLNTALMAIVNYWGHALGVGIETDMREQAFNHLQKLSFRYYDNTKTGHIITHVTKDLEEVGEIAHHGPEDLFIAVMTFIGAFILMATVHLQLALMTIIIVPFMGWLVGRYGAQMTETWRRLFGQVGNFNARVAESIGGIRVVKAFANEQHEEKLFAGDNSNYRDTKLRAYRIMTASITLSYLSTRLVQLVVMIAGTWYVVNGSLSYGGFVGFLLLVEVFFRPVAKITSVMESYPKGIAGFKRFTQLIDTAPDIVDKPDAVEMEHLHGDICYRDVVFGYTPASTILDGINLRIKAGETLAFVGPSGAGKTTLCSLLPRFYDINSGAITIDGVDIRDMTQRSLRHNIGIVQQDVFLFGGSIRENILYGRLDASDADIWEAARRARLDEMIAELPQGMETIIGERGVKLSGGQKQRLSIARIFLKNPPILILDEATSALDTATEQAIQQSLSELAQGRTTLVIAHRLATIQNADRIVVVDKEGIIEQGTHQALLAKAGRYAALHAAQFRAPS
- a CDS encoding carbon-nitrogen hydrolase family protein: MSKITIATVAMPAVYDKQQNMRRMIKELNQAASEGADLIVFPEQSLQGYLSDTLNYDFENVAYQFDQAEIIPQGECIAVLIQEVKKLQVHAVIGLTERDAERAEVLYNCVVLLGPEGEIGRYRKVHQPGDEKHIYYPGDNFPVFATKIGRIGMLICYDKVFPESTRELALKGADIMIMPTAWGLAGDTKDPEQDYMVDTYTLFGRVRALENQCWMVESNLFGPHGKLNYHGHSRIIDPHGKIIADTGFASGIAMATVDVSAEIIKARSVAYIGYHFLKDYVPVNAPPSPLTVSQRHVKSSRE